The genomic interval TCTCTATAAGCAGCTTAACTCCATCCACTACCATCTGAACCAGCTCAACCTCAGAGAAGCCCAGACGATCTGCGTTGGAGATGTCAAAGACACCACCTACTGCAGCAGTGTCAACTCCACCTGGAGATGAGGGGAAGGTTAGTGTTAGAGACCAGGCCTACATCCTATACAGGTACCAGAACTGTAGGTGAACATGTACCTGTTCCACGCTTTTGGAGCCTCAGTCGCTTGAGGACCTCTCCAAACTTCTCATGCTTGCTGACGTTAGGAAGTTTGACATGAACGCCACCACGCAACCCTGTGCCCAGGTTGGAGGGGCAGGTTAGGACGTAGCCCAAGTGCTCGTTCCACATGAACTCGTGGCCCTTCTCTTTGAACAACTCTTCAATCTGCAGGAAGTAGTTAGGATTTAACATCGCGTCAACACCGGAAATGCTGGCAAAGCGGAAGAGCTCAGACGAATCGACCAACCTTTGTGAGGCCTGTGCAGAAGCGATTGAAGACTTCCTTCATGTTGCCACCTTTCTGCATGGAAATAACACGAAGGTGGTCTTCCTCATTCACCCAGACCAGGAATGTCTTGTTGTCGTTgtgcctaaaataaaaaatatactaaatttGAAGGATCAAAACCTTTtgtctcaaaaacaaaaaggaattataatatattatcttAGCACAACTTTAATGTCTAGTTGAAATCACTTGTTTGTTCGTAGAACAAATCCTTCTACTGgataacaattatatttttatttcttttaaaaatggcacCCAAACATCtctaatataaatacacactttaataaaaattcaaaccAAATCTCAGCGTCAACATTGTTCTCTTTACAATTGAGTGCGGggaagaaaaaattataattaaattatccAGGTAATAAAGATGGCACCGAAATGCATCCTTTCAGTAAGCAAGCAAAACTGCagcatttcttttaatgaaaagaGTAATGGTCCTAAAAGGCCACTCTCACTCACCAGATCCCTCTGGCATCGGGCCAGTCACGGGCCATCCCAGAGGCCAGGAGCAACGGGGACACAGGCTTGTCAAATAGGAAGTGGTCATCAatcagctgctgctgctcctcCTCTGTCATGTCCTTGAGGGCATAGTACTTTCCTTTAAGATCCCCATCAAGAGCTCCCAAAGCTGTGAAAACCACAACACAACTGCATCAATAAAGAGCCAATGCTTCAATCACTCGTTCCCGCCCTCTCCTCTTGAACGACCAATTATGAGTCATGCGGATCCCACGAAAACGAGCTCACCCTCAACGGACAGACCCTCGATGGCCCGTCTCTCCCCGCGGCTGCAGTGAGGAGGGAGGCAGAAGCCACGGATGCTCCTGCCGGTTCTCACTCTGGAGCTCAGGACGTAGTTGGGGTCAAGGTCGTCGCCGCCCTATTAAAAGCGCCAACAAATTAACAGAAGCCTATTTTTAAAGCGTTAAACCCAAGTAGATGCACCGGACAGTGGCGGTGTACCTGGAGGTTGTCTGGGTTCAGGTCAGTCTTGTGCGTGTCTGTGGGTTTGTATCCCCCGTGGCGGTCCTCGATGACGGGGTCCAGGAGATCTTTGAACACGTCATACGTCTCCTCGTCTCCAGCAACGCAGCCCACCGTCATGATGAAAGGATGACCTGGAACACAGAAGATCAGCACGGTGGTGACAGGGTTTAGAAGCTTTCACGCCAACGGCAAACACGAGCAAAGGCTTAATATAGCCACACACATGGTTGGCCTCGCAGCAAATCATGAGATTCAAGACGACAATTCCTCTTTTGTTGGACGTCACAAAAATACAACACCTTGGAGTCACTGCAACCTTCTCGCTCCACAGGGAGTCAAACGCATGGCAGCAAAATAACGCCAGGAAGCAGCAAGAGATGCAAATTCAGGATGCAGAGTACAGTAGAGTCACTAGGTTCAGTGTCTATTCATCTGACAAATCCGGCCCAAGAAAGCCTTgaatagtaaatattttagcacTTGTGTAAATGTCCCTAGACTCCATAGTAGAGgtattaaaagcaaacaaaaatatgcttgaaatgaactgaaatgtcGTCATTCGAAATTTTTACAAACCGTTTGATGCATTACTAGTAAACACCCTCTGAATTAGTCCCATTATTAGCAAACTGCTTCGTTACAGCATAGCCAGCAACCAAGACTTCACTTGCGCAATTTCTTTCAAACACCAGCCAACTAGAAATGCATTCGAGCAATTTAATTCCAAAAGAGCTTGACAGCGTAACCAGTGCCTGCTTTTAAATTGACTTCCATAACTAGCAATGAAAAAGCACCAGTTGTGTACAATGTGCatctaaaacaaatgcattgttcattaaTATTTGCAGATAGCTTGgcgattgaaaaaaaaacccaaaaaaacaaaaaaaaaaaactactaaaactCGCTGGTTAACGACAGGTGGTACTGAGGGGAGGGGCATAATCATTCCGGGTTTATGATTGGTCAAAAACAGTTGTGCAGGATGAGTCATCACATTTTTGGACGCTTTCCCCAACAcatatggttaaaaaaacaaaaaggagtTGTCGTTGTCACCCTGCACCCAAGCGCAGGTGAAAGAAGGGTGCACCTGTTTTTACCTGGGTTGTCGACGCCGGTTTGAATGACGTCATCCAGGGTAAATCCGCTGGGGGTTTGTTTGTCCCGAAGGTTTGCGTACATCTCGAGCGTCAGCACCTTCGCCATGTGGTTGTTGTGCTTGCTGAGGTCGGGATACTCCTGCTCAGCGGTGAAGTTCATCTTCAGCTGATTGTGAGTGTTACCGAAAGGCATGGTTGCGTCTACCTGgagcaaaaaatattaataagtggCAAAGCAAGGACGCGTTAACGGCGAATACAAATCCGCTTCAAGCTCAAGTACAAAGCCAGCCCCTCCGCTGCATTAATAGTGACGTA from Puntigrus tetrazona isolate hp1 chromosome 4, ASM1883169v1, whole genome shotgun sequence carries:
- the ckbb gene encoding creatine kinase, brain b; protein product: MPFGNTHNQLKMNFTAEQEYPDLSKHNNHMAKVLTLEMYANLRDKQTPSGFTLDDVIQTGVDNPGHPFIMTVGCVAGDEETYDVFKDLLDPVIEDRHGGYKPTDTHKTDLNPDNLQGGDDLDPNYVLSSRVRTGRSIRGFCLPPHCSRGERRAIEGLSVEALGALDGDLKGKYYALKDMTEEEQQQLIDDHFLFDKPVSPLLLASGMARDWPDARGIWHNDNKTFLVWVNEEDHLRVISMQKGGNMKEVFNRFCTGLTKIEELFKEKGHEFMWNEHLGYVLTCPSNLGTGLRGGVHVKLPNVSKHEKFGEVLKRLRLQKRGTGGVDTAAVGGVFDISNADRLGFSEVELVQMVVDGVKLLIEMEKRLEGGQSIDDLMPEQK